Within Nodosilinea sp. FACHB-141, the genomic segment AGCAATTCTGGCATTGGCAGGGTCATTCGCAAATTTATCGGGATGCCACTGCTTTGCAAGCCGCTTATAGGCTTGCTTCAGGTCTTGCTTTGAGGCGCCTGGTTTAAGAGCAAATAGCTGGTAGTAAGTGTCAAGATCTGACATGGTGCGACAAAAGCAGTCTCTTCCGACTAAAGCAGAGGAAGATGTAACGCCTCAGAATTCCCTACAGATAGAAAAACTCTCACAAACAAAGCGCCCCAGTGCATTGCACCGGGGCGCTTTAACTTACCTAACTAGCTCAACCTAGCCGAAGCGGCTTGAAGTCGAAGCGATTAGGAAGGCCGCGTAGGTGAGGATGTAACCCACCGTGAAGTGAGCTAGACCCACAACCCGACCCTGGATGATCGACATGGCAACGGGCTTGTCCTTCCAGCGAACCAGGTTCGCTAGGGGAGTGCGCTCGTGGGCCCAGACAAGAGTTTCAATCAGCTCTTGCCAGTAGCCCCGCCAGGAGATCAAGAACATGAAGCCGGTGGCCCAAACCAGGTGCCCAAAGAGGAACATCCAGGCCCAGACGGCTAGGTTATTCATGCCATAGGGGTTGTAACCGTTGATTAGCTGAGAGCTGTTGAGCCACAGGTAGTCGCGCAGCCAGCCCATCAGGTAGTTAGACGACTCATTAAACTGAGCCACGTTACCCGACCAGATAGCAAGATGCTTCCAGTGCCAGTAGAAGGTCACCCAACCAAGGGTGTTCAGCATCCAGAACATCGCCAGGTAGAACGAATCCCACGCGGAGATGTCGCAGGTGCCGCCACGGCCAGGGCCGTCGCAGGGGAAGCTGTAGCCGAAGTCTTTTTTGTCGGGCATCAGCTTCGAACCGCGGGCATCCAGCGCACCCTTGACCAAGATCAGGGTGGTGGTGTGCAGGCCGAGGGCGATCGCGTGGTGAACCAAGAAGTCGCCAGGGCCAATGGTCAGAAACAGCGAGTTCTTGTTGCTGTTAATGGCATCAAACCAGCCAGGCAGGTAAACAGCATTGGCGGTTTGAGTCACGCTGTCAGGGTTCGACAGCAGCGTGTCGAAACCGTAGAGCAGCTTACCAGAGCAGGCTTGCACCCACTGGGCAAACACAGGCTCAACCAGAATCTGCTTTTCGGGGGTGCCAAAGGCTACCACCACGTCGTTGTGCACGTACAGACCCAGGGTGTGGAAGCCCAGGAACAGTGACACCCAGCTCAGGTGCGAGATGATCGCTTCCTTGTGCTCCAGCACGCGGTACAGCACGTTGTTCTGGTTGGCTTTGGGGTCGTAGTCGCGCACCAAGAAAATCGCGCCGTGGGCAAAGGCCCCCACCATGATGAATCCAGCGATGTACTGGTGGTGGGTATAGAGCGCTGCCTGAGTAGTGTACTCCTGAGCCATGAAGGCATAGGGAGGTAGCGCATACATGTGCTGCGCCACCAGGGAGGTGATCACACCGAGGGAAGCTAGGTGAAACGCTAGCTGGAAGTGCAGCGAGTTGTTATAGGTGTCGTAAAGACCCTTGTGTCCTTCACCCAAACCGCCACCGGGTGGCTTGTGAGCATTCAAGATTTCCTTGATGCTGTGGCCAATACCGAAGTTGGTGCGGTACATGTGCCCGGCGATGATGAAGATCACCGCGATCGCCAGGTGGTGGTGGGCCATATCCGTCAGCCAGAGAGACTCGGTCTGAGGATGGAAGCCGCCCAGGAAGGTCAGAATCGCAGAACCAGACCCAGTCGCTGTACCAAAGATATGGCTAGAGGTGTCGGGGTTCTGGGCATAGACTCCCCAGTTGCCGGTAAAGAAAGGCATCAAGCCTTCGGGGTGGGGCTTCATCGAGAGGAAGTTTTCCCAACCAACGTGGACACCGCGAGATTCGGGGATAGC encodes:
- the psaB gene encoding photosystem I core protein PsaB → MATKFPKFSQDLAQDPTTRRLWYGIATAHDFESHDGMTEENLYQKIFASHFGHLAIIFLWTSGNLFHVAWQGNFEQWIKDPLNIKPIAHAIWDPHFGQPAVDAFSQAGSSTPVNIAFSGVYHWWYTIGMRTNTDLYSGAVFLLILSAVFLFAGWLHLQPKFRPSLSWFKNAESRLNHHLAGLFGVSSLAWTGHLVHVAIPESRGVHVGWENFLSMKPHPEGLMPFFTGNWGVYAQNPDTSSHIFGTATGSGSAILTFLGGFHPQTESLWLTDMAHHHLAIAVIFIIAGHMYRTNFGIGHSIKEILNAHKPPGGGLGEGHKGLYDTYNNSLHFQLAFHLASLGVITSLVAQHMYALPPYAFMAQEYTTQAALYTHHQYIAGFIMVGAFAHGAIFLVRDYDPKANQNNVLYRVLEHKEAIISHLSWVSLFLGFHTLGLYVHNDVVVAFGTPEKQILVEPVFAQWVQACSGKLLYGFDTLLSNPDSVTQTANAVYLPGWFDAINSNKNSLFLTIGPGDFLVHHAIALGLHTTTLILVKGALDARGSKLMPDKKDFGYSFPCDGPGRGGTCDISAWDSFYLAMFWMLNTLGWVTFYWHWKHLAIWSGNVAQFNESSNYLMGWLRDYLWLNSSQLINGYNPYGMNNLAVWAWMFLFGHLVWATGFMFLISWRGYWQELIETLVWAHERTPLANLVRWKDKPVAMSIIQGRVVGLAHFTVGYILTYAAFLIASTSSRFG